The Verrucomicrobium spinosum DSM 4136 = JCM 18804 DNA segment GTTTGGCCTCTTTGATCACCTGGTCCATTGTGAGCGTGACCCGGAAGATCGGATTATCACGGGAGAACCCGCAATAGGCGCAGTTGTTGACGCACTCGTTGGAGAGATAGAGCGGCGCAAACAACCGCATCGTCCGGCCGAAATGCTGACGCGTCAGAGCAGCAGCCTCTGCCGCCATGGCCTCAAGCTGCCGGGGTGACTTGGGTTCCAGCAGGCTCAGCAACTTGCGCAGCAGCGGCGATTTCCGCTCAGGCAGCGCATTGAACGTTTCAACAAATGACACAGGACGGGGAGATGGAGAAAGGATGAAAACTGGGGCGGGTAATGGCGCTCAGGCCGTTTCCGGCCAATTCATGTCATCGGGATAATAACGCCTGCGGAACAGCGTCTGATGCTCGGGAAGCTCCTTGAGCAGCTCAGTATTTGGGAAAGAGCCCAGCCACACGCAGGACGGTGGCCAGTCCGGACGCTGGGGAAATTTTTCGTTCAGCTTGTCGTGAATGCCCTTGATGGCGGCGTCCTGAAGATGGCCCTCCACCTCTACAAAGAACATGTACTCAAAGTCCCGCTCCACCCGCGGGAACGGGTAGATGATCGAAAGGAAGACCTTATGCTCACTGATGACTCCCAGCGCATCATAGAGCGTGCCCGTTTCATTGGGCAGGCTCAGCAGAAAACACGTCTTGTTCAGGCTTTTCTCCACGTCCTTCACGTTGGCACTGTCCATCCGCTGGATGAGTTTCTTCTCGCCGAGAATCCAGAAGCGCGTGAAGCCGTTGGAATAGTCTGAAAGGCTGCGGGTTTGCTCCAGGCCGAGCTGATGATCGTGTTCCAGCTCCGCCAGATCCACTGCCCTCAGACTGCCGGAATACACTTCCAGAGCCTCACGGGAGGCGATCGCGGCCACAGAGGGATTGGCCACCGCTTCCAGCGTCGCGGCACCGGTGCTCTCCGTCTGCTCCACCCGGATTTCCAGATGGTCCTTGATCCGTTGGAGCGTCTTGGAGCACTGGCGCAAGGCGCTGGGATGGCTGCGAATGACATCGATGCCAATCAGGCCGCCACTCTGGCTCATCAGGAAGTGCTGGATGGGTAGCAACTCCTCCCACACCACAAAGGTGCGCCGCTGGCGGGGCGTCTCAAAGAGGCGCTCCAACTCCTTGACCGACTCGACGATGATGCCGTCGAGCGTGTTCTCGATCGCGATGACGCCAAAGTCGATGTCTCCCCTCGCCTGTGCGGCAATGATCTCCGGATGAGAAGAGAAAGCCACGGGTTCGAAGACCGTCCCCATGGCATCGACCCGGCCGCTATAGTGCGCCGCAAATCGCGCCGCCGCCGTGTAGCCGTTGGTAAGCCGGGCCGGCCGGAGGAAGCCGATGCGAGGGCGGCTGGGAGGAGAAACGACGTCACTCATGATGTGCACTCAGGCCACCGACAACAGGGCATAGTTGCGCCTGCCCTTGCGCAGCAAGACGTAGCGACCGTGCAGCGTGCGGTCCACCGCGAGGCGGTCCGTCGCAGCGGTGGCGCGGTCTCCGTTCACGTACACCCCGCCCCCTTCCACGTCCTTCCGCGCCTGCCCCTTGCTCTGCGAGAGCCCGGAGAGCACCAGCGCTTCCACCAGCGGCAGACCTTCGCCGCCCAGCTGGTCCGCAGTCACCGTGGCATTGGGCACTTCTTCGCTCAAGGTCTGGAGCGTGGAGGCGGAGATGCCTTCGAGACTGCCTCCGAAGAGGATCTCGCTGGCTCGCACCGCATCGCTCGTGGCCTGCTCGCCATGGATGAGCGTGGTGATGGACCGGGCCAGAGCCTGGTGCGCCTTGCGCGCCCCTGGATTGGTCTCGTGCTCCGCCTCCAGGGCACGGATCTCGTCATGCGGCAGGAAGGTGAAGAACTTCAGGTACTTCACCACGTCGCGGTCGTCGCTGTTGATCCAGAACTGGTAGAACTTGTAGATGCTCGTCTTCTTGGGATCAAGCCAGATCGCCCCGCCCTCAGACTTACCAAACTTGGTGCCGTCCGACTTCGTGATGAGTGGCATCGTCAGGCCGTAGGCGTGACGCCCCAGCTTCTTCCGCACCAGATCAATGCCCGTAGTGATGTTGCCCCACTGGTCAGAGCCACCGATCTGCAGCTCGCAACCGGCCACCTGGGCCAGATGGAAGTAGTCGTAGGACTGGAGCAGCATGTAGCTGAACTCCGTGTAGCTGATGCCCACGTCGCGGTCTTCCATGCGGGCACGGACACTCTCCTTGGCCACCATCTGGTTGACCGTGAAGTGCTTGCCCACATCGCGGAGGAAGTCCAGGTAGGAGATGGGCCCAATCCAGTCCGCGTTGTCCATCAGGCGGGCCGGATTCACGGGCGAGTCAAAGTCCAGCAGCTTGGCCAACTGGGGGCGCACCGCCTCCACGTTGGCTTTGATCTGCTCCTGCGTGAGCAACTGGCGCTCAGCGGATTTCCCGCTGGGATCGCCAATGGAGCCGGTGGCCCCACCGGCCACAGCGATGGGGTGGTGCCCGGCAAGTTGGAAACGGCGCAAGGCCAGGAGCGGCACAATGTGCCCCACATGCAGGGAATCAGCCGTCGGGTCGAAGCCACAATACAGCGTGATGGCCTTGGCCGCCAGCCGGTCAGGCAGCGGGAGCAAATCGGCACGCGACTCCGGAACACTGGTGAAATCTGCCACCAGGCCCCGGAACTGTAGGTCTTCGAAGATGTTCATGGGCACAAAATAGACTGAGGGAGCCCGCAAGATGGGACGGGAGGCCAGAGGCGTCAAGCCGGGGCCAAGGCGTCTTTGCGAGGGAGACTGGCAGCGGCTATCTGCCCGCTTTCTCGCAGTACAGAGCAATCCCGTCCGCGCACATCGCGGCATTGTTGGCTGACTCAAAGAGGTGCCACTCGGCGATGCCAGCCCCGCTTTTGACCGCCACCTCATGCTCCGCCGCAGTGAAGGCCTCCCTCAGAGCATCCCCTCTCAGCCCTTGGTCCCGAAGGGCCTGGACGCACTCATGCACCTGATGCACCCGCAGACTGTACTGGGAGAGATGTCTTGCGACATCCGTCACCTCGCCGAAGTGGGTGAGATAGAGCCTGGCAAAACCCATGGAGTGCAGGCGCTCCAGAGACTCGTCGTACGCCACGGGATCAAACTGCGGCGGCGCGGCCGTGACACTCAGGTACGGGCACCGTGGCAGCTTCATCCCCGCCACATCCCCGGTGAAGCAACCATCCCCCAGCGCATACGCGAGGTGATGCCGGGCATGCCCCGGTGTGTCGAGCGCGATGAAGTGATCCCGGCGGCCCAGCTTTACCTTGTCTCCATCCTGAAGTGCAACCACACGCTCCGCTGGTGCCGGCAGGATCTCGCCCCACAGCGTGTGCATGCGGTCGCCATAGATCCTCTGGGCGCTGGAGATGAGTTTCTCTGGATCAATCAAATGAGGCGCTCCTCTGGGGTGCACATAGACCGTCACCCCCTGTTGCGCCCACCACCCGGCCGCACCGGAGTGATCCAGGTGTATATGCGTCACCAGCACCTTCTTCACATCCTTTGGCTGAAAACCAAGACGTCCGATGCCCTCCAATAACGCTGGCAAAGTGGATCCCGGCCCCGTTTCCACCAGCGCCAGCTCGCCATCAGATTCCACCAGATAGGCCGCAATGATCTCCGGCAGCCCCTGAAAGTGAAGGTCAATCGTGTGCACTTGCATCGTGCTCTGTCCCTTGCCTTCGATCACGCGAAGATGCAACCCCTGCTTGCCCCACTTCGATCGCCCCACTTCTATTACGCAAAAAAACGCCAGCATTCGTGGATGCTGGCACCATGTCATCCCCAACCAGAATCACCCTCTGTGCTCTCTGTGACTCTGTGGTTAATTCCTCAACCCCCGCTTACCTCATCGCCTCCAACCGCTTCCGCAGCAGATCCTTCTGGCTCGCGCCGCCGATCTTCGCCTGGGTATCCGTGATCCACTTCTGCTCCAGCTCGTTCTTGGTGGGGCGCTGCACCTGGTAGTACACGCCGAACTTCCCTGGGGCCAGGTTCTCGGCCAGCTTGAAGGCTGCGCCTTCGTCCGTCACATCGTGCTGGGTTTCGTCCACGGTCTCAAACGTGCCGCCCTTGCGGGGCGTGCTGTCGTCAAAGGCACCGGCGTAGAACATGACGCACTCGCTCAGGCACTCCACGACGCTGAACCCGTCGTGCAGGATCGCCCGCTCAAACATCTGCTCCATGTGCTTCACCTGCGCCGCATGCGTGCGGGCGATAAAGGTGGCCCCGCTGGCCAGGAGCTGTTTCATCGGGTTGATGGGCCGGTCCACGGAACCGGTCGGATCGGTCTTGGACTTGAAGCCGATGGGTGAGGTGGGGCTGGTCTGCTTCTTGGTCAGACCATAAACGAAGTTGTCCATGATCACGTAAGTGAGCTTCACGTTCTTCCGGGCAGCATGGTTCAGGTGATTGCCTCCAATGGAGAAGCCGTCGCCATCGCCGCCGAAGACAAACACATGCACATCCGGCCGGCTCAGCGAGATGCCGGTGGCCAGGGGCAGAGCCCGGCCATGGATGAAGTGGATGCCGTGCGTGTTCATGAAATACGGAAACCGGCTGGAACAGCCGATGCCCGCCACACAGACAATTTTCTCATGCGGATACTGCAGCTTCTCCAGCACCCGGTAGAAGATGTTGAGCACGGCGAAGTCCCCGCAGCCGGGACACCATGTCGGGTGGTCGGCGGTCAGGGCCTTTTTCGTGAGCCGGTCCTCGGGCTCGGTGACGGTGGCGGAAGGAAGGACGGTGGACATGGCAGTGAGGAAGTGGAAAGTGGTTTAAGGAAACATCGTTCATCAGGTCCCGGATCAGCCGGCCCCGGCGAGGTGCTTCTCCACCCCGGTCACAATCTCGCGGATGCGGAAGGCCAGACCATCCGTCTTGCAGAGGGACTTGATGGCGGGATTGCAGTAGCGCGCCCTCAGCAGCGTGGCCATCTGGCCGTAGCCGTAGGCACCGTAGTCATTCATCTCCACCACCACGATGTGCTCGTAGCGGTTGAAGATGGTTTCCAGCCCGTTGGGCAGCGGATGCAGGTGACGCAGGTGCAGCGCCCCCACCTTGAAGCCCTCCGCCGGAAGGCGGTCGGCGCTCTCCTTGATAGGCCCGTAGGTGCTGCCCCAGCCTACGATCAGGACATCCCCCTCCTGATGCCCGTGCACCTTGGGCAGAGGAAACTCCGCCGCCGCATCAATGAGTTTCTGCCGGCGTTTTGCCGTCATCTGGCTGTGCATCTTGGGGCTGCCACTGGGATGGCCCCACTCATCATGCTCCAGCCCAGAGATGACTGGATACTTGCCGCTACTCATGCGCGAGCCGGGCGGAGCATGGTGCGTGGTGCGATCCAACGGGTAGGGACGATAGTCTTCGCGTCGCGTGGAAAGATCAATATGGGGCTCCACCCAGTGGACATCCAGGTCTGGCTCGGCAAAGGCCTCAATGCGACTGCTCAACGCCTGGTCACTCAGAATGATCACCGGGCAGGAGTACTTGCGGGCCAGCCGCCCGGCCTCCAGCGCGATGTAGAAGCAATCTTCCACATCTTGCGGGGCGAGCACGATGCGCGGACAATCCCCATGGCTGCCGTAGATGGCCTGCATGAGATCGCTCTGCTCCACGCTCGTGGGCAGGCCGGTGGAGGGCCCACCGCGCTGCACGTTGATCACGATGATCGGCAGCTCCGCCATGCTGGCATAACTCAACGCCTCCATCTTCAAACTCAACCCCGGTCCGGCACTGCCCGTCACCGCCAGATGACCGGCAAAGGCCGCGCCCAGCGTCATGCTCACAGCCGCGAGCTCATCCTCGGCCTGCACATAGATGCCACCGTACTTGGGCAGCTCTGTGCGAAGAGATTCCATGATGGACGACCAGGGGGTGATGGGATAGGCCGCGCCGTATCGCACCCCGGCGGCGATGAGCCCCGCCGTCAGCATCTGATTGCCATCCGTGCTGATGCGATGGCCGTCACCTGCCTCTCCATGCTCAAAGGCAAATCTCTCCAGATCCCCCACTTCATAGGCAAAGCCCGCGTCAAAGGCGAGCATGGCGTTCCGCAGCACGCTCTCATCCTTCTTGCCGAACTGCCGGCTGACGATGCCGATGAGCTTCTCCTTGTCGAGGTTGAACACCGCACACACCAGGCCCAGGACAAACATGTTCTTTCCACGATCCCTCGTGGAGCCGCCGACCGCCTCCACCGTGGCAGCAGTGAACGGAATGCCGAGGTGTTTGATGCCGCGCTCATGGCGCACCTCCTTCACCTCGCCGCTGTCATAGAGACAGACGCCTCCATCACGCAACGCGCCCAGATGGCTGTCATAACTGTGCTGATAGAAGGCCACCAGCACGTCTGCCTCATCGCCCGCATGCAACACCTCCCCGGAGCCTATGTGCACCTGAAAGATGGACGGCCCGCCACTGATCGTGGAAGGAATGGTCATGTAGGTCATGACCTCCTGGGCCGTTCGTCCGGCAAGCCGAGCCAGGAAGCCACCGATGGACTGGATGCCATCCTGTGAATTGCCCGCGAAGCGAATGACCGCGTTGCGGAGGGAATGCGGGGCATGGAGGCCCGGCGACATCGGTGTGGATGCAGGTTTCGCTAACATGTGGTTGTGGAATGCGTGCGAATTCGCATGCAATCTGATTAGAGATGGAAATGCAATACTGGAATTGCGGTGAGTCGCCTTTTGTATCTTTCAGGAAAGAATTGCGCCGCCTTGGGCGTTGCGACCTGCTCCACGCCTGTGTAAAGCCCAAAACCTCGCTTTCCCCCGACAGGCCGGGGCTGCCGCCTGCCCCCAAGACAGGCCAGGTAATTTCATTTATCCCCGCAACTCGCCGTCCATTTTTCCGGGCCATTTGAGGTCCTGTCTCAACATTTCTCCCTTTCTACAGACAAAAGTCCGCGCCCGTGCCGCTATCCCCGTGAATCACCTCACGCCTGCGTGGACGCCACCCCCTCAATCTCAACCACCTCCTGGAACTCGTGGCTTGGCCAACGCTCCCGCCAGTTCCTGCTCTTCGCCCGGTCTCAGACGCGGTGCGAGGCGGACGCGCACGACGTTCTTCAGGATTCCCTCGTGGAGACGTGGCGGCGAGCCGGACACAAGGCACCGGACGACGCCCTGGTGTACGCCACCATCCGCCGCCGGGCCATTGATCTCTTTCGCAGCACGGAACGGCGGCAACGCCGGGAACAGACTGCCTATGAAATCCTGTGGCTGGACCAGCCAGCGGACGGCTCCGGCATCGACCCCGACCTGGACGAAGCCGTCCAGCGCCTGCCCAATCACCTGAGGGAGGTGCTCATCGTCCGGATCTGGGGCGGGCTGACCTTCCAGCAGATCGCCCTTTCTCTGGACATTCCCGCTGACACCGCCGCATCCCGCTACCGCTATGCCCTGGACCATCTGCGCAAGGCGATGAAACAAGCTGAGGGCAACCGGCCCGCCTCCCCCCATTTGACATGAACATCGAAGATGACGAACTCGAGCGCCGCCTCCAGCCCCTCCAGCCTGCGGCGGTCCC contains these protein-coding regions:
- a CDS encoding prephenate dehydratase, producing the protein MSDVVSPPSRPRIGFLRPARLTNGYTAAARFAAHYSGRVDAMGTVFEPVAFSSHPEIIAAQARGDIDFGVIAIENTLDGIIVESVKELERLFETPRQRRTFVVWEELLPIQHFLMSQSGGLIGIDVIRSHPSALRQCSKTLQRIKDHLEIRVEQTESTGAATLEAVANPSVAAIASREALEVYSGSLRAVDLAELEHDHQLGLEQTRSLSDYSNGFTRFWILGEKKLIQRMDSANVKDVEKSLNKTCFLLSLPNETGTLYDALGVISEHKVFLSIIYPFPRVERDFEYMFFVEVEGHLQDAAIKGIHDKLNEKFPQRPDWPPSCVWLGSFPNTELLKELPEHQTLFRRRYYPDDMNWPETA
- a CDS encoding RNA polymerase sigma factor; this translates as MDATPSISTTSWNSWLGQRSRQFLLFARSQTRCEADAHDVLQDSLVETWRRAGHKAPDDALVYATIRRRAIDLFRSTERRQRREQTAYEILWLDQPADGSGIDPDLDEAVQRLPNHLREVLIVRIWGGLTFQQIALSLDIPADTAASRYRYALDHLRKAMKQAEGNRPASPHLT
- a CDS encoding thiamine pyrophosphate-dependent enzyme gives rise to the protein MSTVLPSATVTEPEDRLTKKALTADHPTWCPGCGDFAVLNIFYRVLEKLQYPHEKIVCVAGIGCSSRFPYFMNTHGIHFIHGRALPLATGISLSRPDVHVFVFGGDGDGFSIGGNHLNHAARKNVKLTYVIMDNFVYGLTKKQTSPTSPIGFKSKTDPTGSVDRPINPMKQLLASGATFIARTHAAQVKHMEQMFERAILHDGFSVVECLSECVMFYAGAFDDSTPRKGGTFETVDETQHDVTDEGAAFKLAENLAPGKFGVYYQVQRPTKNELEQKWITDTQAKIGGASQKDLLRKRLEAMR
- a CDS encoding MBL fold metallo-hydrolase gives rise to the protein MGRSKWGKQGLHLRVIEGKGQSTMQVHTIDLHFQGLPEIIAAYLVESDGELALVETGPGSTLPALLEGIGRLGFQPKDVKKVLVTHIHLDHSGAAGWWAQQGVTVYVHPRGAPHLIDPEKLISSAQRIYGDRMHTLWGEILPAPAERVVALQDGDKVKLGRRDHFIALDTPGHARHHLAYALGDGCFTGDVAGMKLPRCPYLSVTAAPPQFDPVAYDESLERLHSMGFARLYLTHFGEVTDVARHLSQYSLRVHQVHECVQALRDQGLRGDALREAFTAAEHEVAVKSGAGIAEWHLFESANNAAMCADGIALYCEKAGR
- the tyrS gene encoding tyrosine--tRNA ligase produces the protein MNIFEDLQFRGLVADFTSVPESRADLLPLPDRLAAKAITLYCGFDPTADSLHVGHIVPLLALRRFQLAGHHPIAVAGGATGSIGDPSGKSAERQLLTQEQIKANVEAVRPQLAKLLDFDSPVNPARLMDNADWIGPISYLDFLRDVGKHFTVNQMVAKESVRARMEDRDVGISYTEFSYMLLQSYDYFHLAQVAGCELQIGGSDQWGNITTGIDLVRKKLGRHAYGLTMPLITKSDGTKFGKSEGGAIWLDPKKTSIYKFYQFWINSDDRDVVKYLKFFTFLPHDEIRALEAEHETNPGARKAHQALARSITTLIHGEQATSDAVRASEILFGGSLEGISASTLQTLSEEVPNATVTADQLGGEGLPLVEALVLSGLSQSKGQARKDVEGGGVYVNGDRATAATDRLAVDRTLHGRYVLLRKGRRNYALLSVA
- a CDS encoding 2-oxoacid:acceptor oxidoreductase subunit alpha, whose protein sequence is MLAKPASTPMSPGLHAPHSLRNAVIRFAGNSQDGIQSIGGFLARLAGRTAQEVMTYMTIPSTISGGPSIFQVHIGSGEVLHAGDEADVLVAFYQHSYDSHLGALRDGGVCLYDSGEVKEVRHERGIKHLGIPFTAATVEAVGGSTRDRGKNMFVLGLVCAVFNLDKEKLIGIVSRQFGKKDESVLRNAMLAFDAGFAYEVGDLERFAFEHGEAGDGHRISTDGNQMLTAGLIAAGVRYGAAYPITPWSSIMESLRTELPKYGGIYVQAEDELAAVSMTLGAAFAGHLAVTGSAGPGLSLKMEALSYASMAELPIIVINVQRGGPSTGLPTSVEQSDLMQAIYGSHGDCPRIVLAPQDVEDCFYIALEAGRLARKYSCPVIILSDQALSSRIEAFAEPDLDVHWVEPHIDLSTRREDYRPYPLDRTTHHAPPGSRMSSGKYPVISGLEHDEWGHPSGSPKMHSQMTAKRRQKLIDAAAEFPLPKVHGHQEGDVLIVGWGSTYGPIKESADRLPAEGFKVGALHLRHLHPLPNGLETIFNRYEHIVVVEMNDYGAYGYGQMATLLRARYCNPAIKSLCKTDGLAFRIREIVTGVEKHLAGAG